From a single Granulicella aggregans genomic region:
- a CDS encoding bifunctional folylpolyglutamate synthase/dihydrofolate synthase produces MSHTATPDQAYTHAIDQLYALGQELAPAPPLPDGTPAPRRKWDLAHMRTLCAALGDPQNTFPSVLIAGTNGKGSTASTLASILSAAGYKTGLYTSPHLSRVNERIQILDAQRTPHNVHLEIADQTFARLFSQVDDTAAALISEEKLPHHPSFFEVLTALAFLYFAEERVDIAILEVGLGGRLDATNVVEPLLSVITDISLDHQEYLGNTIAEITREKAGILRANGTLITLPQHPEANQAIGEAAALLNLIAISAADFIPSQLPQMSRGEEEAVILSEAKDPERPDATTTVRTFQPRTKTVLPRNHYTLTLNNEPLEVDSPLSGHHQQRNIALAIATAIALRNQKSYNSKIGNSKSYKIEVPAIEAGIRNTRWPGRLEFLPPNLLLDVAHNPAGAWTLRAAIARLPEDQPRTLLFSCLGDKDLTEMSRILFPLFDSSQGEGREKDHILLAPIANPRAAKVEDLLAAAHALDIPAHAAPHLAGALAQARAITPPGGLIIATGSVYLVGAIRDLALEPAAEEATA; encoded by the coding sequence ATGTCCCACACCGCTACTCCCGACCAGGCCTACACTCACGCGATCGACCAGCTCTACGCCCTCGGTCAGGAGCTAGCCCCCGCGCCTCCGCTCCCTGACGGCACACCCGCACCGCGCCGCAAGTGGGACCTCGCCCACATGCGCACCCTCTGCGCCGCTCTCGGCGACCCGCAAAACACCTTCCCCAGCGTCCTCATCGCCGGCACCAACGGCAAGGGCAGCACCGCCTCCACCCTGGCGAGCATCCTCTCCGCCGCTGGCTACAAGACCGGCCTCTACACCTCCCCACACCTCTCCCGCGTCAACGAACGCATCCAGATCCTCGACGCTCAACGTACACCGCACAACGTACACCTCGAGATCGCCGACCAAACCTTCGCCCGCCTCTTCTCCCAGGTCGACGACACCGCCGCAGCCTTAATCTCCGAAGAAAAACTCCCCCACCACCCCAGCTTCTTCGAAGTCCTCACCGCGCTCGCCTTCCTCTACTTCGCCGAAGAGCGCGTCGACATCGCGATCCTCGAAGTAGGCCTCGGAGGCCGTCTCGACGCCACCAACGTCGTCGAGCCCCTCCTCTCCGTCATCACCGACATCTCCCTCGACCACCAGGAGTACCTCGGCAACACCATCGCCGAGATCACCCGCGAAAAGGCCGGCATCCTCCGCGCCAACGGCACCCTCATCACCCTCCCCCAGCACCCCGAAGCCAACCAGGCCATCGGCGAAGCCGCCGCTCTCCTAAACCTCATCGCCATCAGCGCCGCCGACTTCATCCCTTCCCAACTCCCACAAATGTCTCGTGGAGAAGAGGAAGCCGTCATCCTGAGCGAAGCGAAGGACCCCGAGAGGCCCGACGCCACCACGACCGTTAGAACCTTTCAGCCACGAACTAAGACGGTTCTCCCCCGCAACCACTACACCCTCACCCTCAACAACGAACCGCTCGAAGTCGACTCGCCCCTCTCCGGCCACCACCAGCAGCGCAACATCGCCCTGGCCATCGCCACCGCAATCGCATTACGTAACCAAAAAAGTTACAATTCGAAAATAGGTAACTCCAAAAGTTACAAAATAGAAGTTCCCGCCATCGAAGCCGGAATCCGCAACACCCGCTGGCCCGGCCGTCTCGAGTTCTTACCCCCAAACCTCCTCCTCGACGTGGCCCACAACCCCGCCGGCGCGTGGACCCTCCGCGCCGCCATCGCCCGGCTTCCCGAAGACCAGCCCCGCACCCTCCTCTTCAGTTGCCTCGGCGACAAAGACCTCACCGAGATGTCCCGCATCCTCTTTCCCCTCTTCGACTCGAGCCAGGGCGAGGGTCGCGAGAAAGACCACATCCTCCTCGCGCCCATCGCCAACCCACGCGCCGCCAAGGTCGAAGACCTCCTCGCCGCCGCGCACGCTCTCGACATCCCCGCCCACGCCGCCCCGCACCTTGCCGGAGCTCTCGCCCAGGCCCGCGCCATCACGCCTCCCGGCGGCCTCATCATCGCCACCGGCTCCGTCTACTTGGTAGGTGCCATCCGCGACCTGGCCCTTGAACCCGCCGCGGAGGAAGCCACGGCGTGA
- a CDS encoding CRTAC1 family protein, translating into MSGLAAILLTASLTALSQEKITFTNTAPESHLAFTLHSSTSPHRYSIETMTGGIAAFDYDNDGLLDLFFTNGADVPSLEKSNPTFLNRLFHNNGDGTFTDVTEKAGVGGLGYSMGVAAADFDNDGFTDLYVTGVNHNQLLHNNGNGTFTDITTKAGVTGIIPGIGKAWSVTAGWIDYNHDGLLDLFVVNYLNYDLKTAASCSTHKIVTYCSPDDFAGLPNILYRNNGDGTFTDVSKESRVGSYIGKGMGVAFADYDGDGFTDIFVSNDTFPNLLLHNNGDGTFTDQATSAGVAYNQMGKTVAGMGADFRDLDNDGRPDIFHTAMFGDAFPLYRNLGDGQFEDVTSPSGISLSTVKLTGWGTGAFDFDNDGLKDIFTANAAILDNSAIVEHQPYPLPNAIFRNVGSMGSMTFKDVSASAGPAFKLSAPHRGAAFGDFNNDGKIDIAVTVLNGPAELLMNRTEAHNHWIILKLVGVRDGKGGDNRDGLGTQVKITTSRGSQYNEATTATSYNSSSDKRVHFGLGDATLIDTIELRWPTGIHQTLHNIKPDQILTITEHADPKP; encoded by the coding sequence ATGAGTGGGCTAGCCGCCATCCTCCTCACCGCCTCCCTCACCGCCCTATCCCAGGAAAAAATCACCTTCACCAACACAGCCCCCGAATCCCACCTCGCCTTCACCCTCCACAGCAGCACCAGCCCCCACCGCTACTCCATCGAGACCATGACCGGTGGCATCGCCGCCTTCGACTACGACAACGACGGCCTCCTCGACCTCTTCTTCACCAACGGCGCCGACGTCCCATCCCTCGAAAAGTCCAACCCCACCTTCCTCAACCGACTCTTCCACAACAACGGCGACGGCACCTTCACCGACGTCACCGAAAAGGCCGGCGTCGGTGGCCTCGGCTACTCCATGGGCGTCGCCGCCGCCGACTTCGACAACGACGGCTTCACCGACCTCTACGTCACCGGCGTCAACCACAACCAGCTCCTCCACAACAACGGCAACGGCACCTTCACCGACATCACCACCAAAGCAGGCGTAACCGGCATCATCCCCGGCATCGGCAAAGCCTGGTCCGTCACCGCCGGCTGGATCGACTACAACCACGACGGCCTACTCGACCTCTTCGTCGTCAACTACCTCAACTACGACCTCAAGACCGCCGCCAGTTGCAGCACCCACAAGATCGTCACCTACTGCTCACCCGACGACTTCGCCGGCCTGCCCAACATCCTCTACCGCAACAACGGCGACGGCACCTTCACCGACGTCTCCAAAGAATCGAGGGTCGGCAGCTACATCGGCAAAGGCATGGGCGTGGCCTTCGCCGACTACGACGGGGACGGCTTCACCGACATCTTCGTCTCCAACGACACCTTCCCCAACCTCCTCCTCCACAACAACGGCGACGGCACCTTCACCGACCAGGCCACCTCCGCCGGCGTCGCCTACAACCAGATGGGCAAGACCGTCGCCGGCATGGGCGCGGACTTCCGCGACCTCGACAACGACGGCCGCCCCGACATCTTCCACACCGCCATGTTCGGCGACGCCTTCCCCCTCTACCGCAACCTCGGCGACGGCCAGTTCGAAGACGTCACCAGCCCCTCCGGCATCAGCCTCTCAACGGTCAAGCTCACGGGCTGGGGCACCGGTGCCTTCGACTTCGACAACGACGGCCTCAAGGACATCTTCACCGCCAACGCCGCCATCCTCGACAACTCCGCCATCGTCGAGCACCAGCCCTACCCACTCCCCAACGCCATCTTCCGCAACGTCGGGAGTATGGGCAGCATGACCTTCAAAGACGTAAGCGCCAGCGCCGGCCCAGCCTTCAAACTCTCCGCCCCGCATCGCGGCGCAGCCTTTGGTGACTTCAACAACGACGGCAAGATCGACATAGCCGTAACCGTCCTCAACGGCCCCGCCGAACTCCTGATGAACCGCACCGAAGCCCACAACCACTGGATCATCCTCAAGCTGGTAGGCGTGCGCGATGGCAAGGGTGGCGACAACCGCGACGGCTTAGGCACGCAGGTAAAAATCACCACGTCACGAGGCAGCCAGTACAACGAAGCCACCACCGCCACCAGCTACAACTCCTCCAGCGACAAGCGCGTCCACTTCGGCCTCGGCGACGCCACCCTCATCGACACCATCGAACTCCGCTGGCCCACCGGCATCCACCAGACCCTCCACAACATCAAGCCCGACCAGATCCTCACCATCACCGAACACGCCGACCCAAAGCCCTAA
- a CDS encoding P-loop NTPase family protein gives MRLGDLLVRAKLVTATQIAQALQLQARQGGRLGDHLVALGAVTHKALEAFLNRMPAEPRDLDSTGIDSKELLTLLLKLIHQNQLESVRQFVDAIKLPATLVKELVKTAVERRFLLARGLRPTDTAMEMSYTMSDEGRRYTLDALQQLRYIGPAPVSLEDFTYQVNLQKLTNETVTIDRVREALRDLQFDNLIVEQVGPALNAGRAMLLYGPPGNGKTSAALRLASLFNDVIYVPYAVTVDGQIITFYDPSIHAHIPGTGPNALASDLDAGDGPSLLRKEAYDLRWIPCRRPFVVAGGELTLEMLELSYDHISHIYEAPLHMKVLGGCFVIDDFGRQLVSPTKLLNRWIVPLESAVDYLKLHTGKSFSVPFDELVIFSTNLEPEDLMDPAFLRRLPYKIEIGAPDLKLFRRIFDNQLEPHGIQIDDEQFHCIVHKIRDEKGLPLAAFQPRFIVDQIVATSRFLGQPVRLEQRFIDYAIDNLCVRRNS, from the coding sequence ATGAGGCTAGGCGATCTGCTCGTCCGCGCGAAGCTGGTGACCGCGACCCAGATCGCGCAGGCGCTCCAGCTCCAGGCCCGCCAGGGCGGCCGCCTCGGCGACCACCTCGTCGCCCTCGGTGCCGTCACCCACAAGGCCCTCGAAGCCTTCCTCAACCGCATGCCCGCCGAGCCCCGCGACCTCGACTCCACTGGCATCGACTCCAAGGAACTCCTCACCCTCCTCCTCAAGCTCATTCACCAGAATCAGCTCGAGTCCGTCCGCCAGTTCGTCGACGCCATCAAGCTCCCTGCAACCCTCGTCAAGGAGCTCGTCAAAACCGCCGTCGAACGCCGCTTCCTCCTCGCCCGCGGCCTTCGCCCCACCGACACCGCCATGGAGATGAGCTACACCATGTCCGACGAGGGCCGCCGCTACACCCTCGACGCCCTCCAGCAGCTCCGCTACATCGGCCCCGCACCCGTCTCCCTCGAAGACTTCACCTACCAGGTCAACTTGCAGAAGCTCACCAACGAGACCGTCACAATCGACCGCGTCCGCGAGGCTCTCCGCGATCTCCAGTTCGACAACCTCATCGTCGAACAGGTCGGCCCCGCCCTCAACGCCGGCCGCGCCATGCTCCTCTACGGCCCTCCCGGCAACGGCAAGACCTCAGCCGCCCTCCGCCTCGCCAGCCTCTTCAACGACGTCATCTACGTCCCCTACGCCGTCACCGTCGACGGCCAGATCATCACCTTCTATGATCCAAGCATCCACGCACACATTCCGGGCACCGGCCCCAACGCACTCGCCTCCGACCTCGACGCCGGCGACGGCCCATCGCTCCTCCGCAAGGAAGCCTACGACCTCCGCTGGATCCCCTGCCGCCGCCCCTTCGTCGTCGCCGGCGGCGAACTCACCCTCGAGATGCTCGAGCTCTCCTACGACCACATCTCCCACATCTACGAAGCTCCGCTGCACATGAAGGTCCTCGGCGGCTGCTTCGTCATCGACGACTTCGGACGCCAGCTCGTCAGCCCCACCAAGCTCCTCAACCGCTGGATCGTCCCGCTAGAAAGCGCCGTCGACTACCTCAAACTACACACCGGCAAGAGCTTCTCCGTCCCCTTCGACGAACTCGTCATCTTCTCGACCAACTTAGAGCCCGAAGACCTCATGGACCCGGCCTTCCTCCGTCGCCTGCCCTATAAGATCGAGATCGGCGCTCCCGACCTCAAGCTCTTCCGCCGCATCTTCGACAACCAACTCGAACCCCACGGCATCCAGATCGACGACGAACAGTTCCACTGCATCGTCCACAAGATCCGCGACGAAAAGGGCCTTCCCCTGGCCGCCTTCCAACCCCGCTTCATCGTCGACCAGATCGTAGCCACCAGCCGCTTCCTCGGCCAGCCCGTCCGCCTCGAACAGCGCTTCATCGACTACGCCATCGACAACCTCTGCGTCCGCCGCAACTCCTAG